One Malus domestica chromosome 11, GDT2T_hap1 genomic region harbors:
- the LOC103428146 gene encoding 65-kDa microtubule-associated protein 1, whose amino-acid sequence MAVADAQNPRVGETTCGSLLQKLQEIWNEVGESDEERDKMLLQLEQECLDVYKRKVELAAKSRAQLLQALSDSRLELSSLLSALGEKSFTGVPEKTSGTIKEQLGAIAPLLEQLWEQKEERVKEFTDVQSQIQKICGEIAGNSNLSDSPAVDESDLSLKKLDEFQSQLHDLQKEKSERLHKVLEFVSTVHDLCAVLGLDFLSTVTEVHPSLNDSTGVRTKSISNDTLSRLARTVLALKEDKEQRLHKLQESATQLIDLWNLMDTPDEERRLFEHVTCNISASVDEVTVPGSLALDLIEQTEVEVDRLDQLKSSRMKEIAFKKQAELEEIFARAHVEIDTEAAREKIMELIDSGNVEPTELLADMDDQIAKAMDEALSRKDILDKVEKWMSACEEESWLEDYNRDENRYNASRGAHLNLKRAEKARILVNKIPALVDTLVAKTRGWEEERGISFTYDGVPLLAMLDEYAMLRQEREEEKRRMRDQKKYQELQHTEQETIFGSKPSPARPVGTKKVVGPRANGGPNGTPSRRLSLNAHQNGSRSVVKDGKRDLRPVAPMNYVEMAKEDAASHISGTDTVPASP is encoded by the exons ATGGCTGTCGCGGATGCTCAAAATCCTCGTGTTGGAGAAACCACTTGTGGTTCTTTGCTGCAGAAACTGCAg GAAATTTGGAATGAAGTTGGCGAGAGTGATGAAGAACGAGACAAAATGCTTCTTCAGTTAGAGCAAGAGTGCCTTGATGTATACAAGAGGAAGGTCGAGCTGGCAGCTAAGTCAAGGGCACAGCTTCTTCAGGCATTGTCTGATTCCAGACTTGAACTTTCCAGTCTTCTATCAGCTCTTGGAGAAAAAAGTTTTACCGGAGTT CCTGAGAAGACTTCAGGGACAATCAAGGAACAGCTTGGGGCTATAGCGCCACTACTGGAACAGCTGTGGGAACagaaagaggagagagtgaAGGAGTTTACTGATGTTCAGTCTCAAATTCAGAAGATTTGTGGAGAAATTGCTGGGAACTCGAATCTCAGCGACAGTCCTGCGGTTGATGAGTCTGATCTATCCCTGAAGAAATTAGATGAATTTCAATCCCAACTTCATGATCTTcaaaaggaaaag AGTGAAAGATTGCACAAGGTGCTTGAATTCGTGAGCACAGTGCACGATCTTTGTGCTGTACTTGGACTGGACTTCTTGAGTACTGTTACAGAGGTTCATCCTAGCTTAAATGACTCAACTGGTGTGCGTACCAAAAGCATTAGCAATGATACTCTATCTAGGCTGGCAAGGACTGTCTTAGCActaaaagaagataaggaacAGAGGCTGCATAAG CTTCAAGAGTCAGCAACTCAGCTCATTGATCTGTGGAATCTGATGGATACCCCTGACGAGGAAAGGAGATTATTTGAACATGTAACCTGTAACATATCAGCTTCAGTAGATGAAGTGACTGTTCCTGGGTCTCTTGCGCTGGATCTGATTGAACAG actgAGGTTGAAGTTGACCGGCTCGATCAGCTGAAGTCAAGCAGGATGAAAGAAATTGCGTTCAAGAAGCAAGCAGAGCTAGAGGAGATATTTGCTCGAGCTCATGTAGAAATAGATACAGAAGCTGCCAGAGAAAAGATTATGGAACTCATTGATTCGGGGAATGTCGAACCTACTGAATTACTGGCTGACATGGATGATCAGATAGCGAAAGCGATGGATGAAGCTCTAAGCAGAAAGGATATACTGGACAAGGTTGAGAAATGGATGTCAGCCTGTGAGGAAGAGAGTTGGCTTGAGGACTACAATCGC GATGAAAACAGGTATAATGCGAGTAGAGGTGCGCACCTAAACCTCAAGCGTGCAGAGAAAGCACGAATTCTGGTTAACAAAATTCCAG CTCTTGTAGACACGTTGGTAGCCAAAACACGTGGGTGGGAGGAAGAGCGTGGCATATCATTTACTTATGATGGTGTTCCTCTCCTTGCTATGCTGGATGAGTATGCCATGCTGAggcaagaaagagaagaagagaaacgGAGGATGAGG GATCAGAAGAAGTACCAAGAGCTACAACATACAGAACAAGAAACCATATTTGGTTCAAAGCCTAGCCCTGCTCGACCAGTTGGCACAAAGAAGGTAGTAGGTCCTCGTGCAAATGGTGGCCCCAATGGAACTCCTAGCAGACGGCTTTCACTTAATGCTCATCAAAATGGAAGCAGGTCTGTAGTGAAAGATGGGAAGAGAGATCTTAGGCCCGTCGCTCCTATGAACTACGTTGAAATGGCAAAAGAGGATGCTGCCTCCCACATTTCTGGCACTGACACGGTTCCTGCTTCACCATAA